The Verrucomicrobiota bacterium genome segment GCCCGCTCTCCCAGACGATGAGGAGCCGGTCCAGCGGTGAACAACGAAACGAGGCTTCACCTTTGACGCCGGATCCCAGGAAACCCTTTTCACGGTCGTAGACGACGGCGAGTTCATTGGCGGTGAGTTCGCGGACGTCAATCTCCTCGGCGGTCGTGAGCTGCGTGCGGCGTTTGCACGCCTTCTGGTACTTGTTGATCAATCCTTGGAGGTAGGCGATTGCGTAAGCGGTCAGCCCGCCCAGGTTTTTGGCTACCTCCTTGAGCTCCTGCACGATCCGCGCTTTGTCTTCTTCATTCTTGACGAGATCGAACTTCGAAATGCGCTTGATCTGCAGGGCGAGCAGCATCTCCACGTCTTCCATCGTGAGGTCGCGCGTGAGCTGGGGCCGGTACGGCCTCAGACCGCGCAGCACCGCCTGTTGGACCGCCTCATAGGTTTCGCATTCCTCGATGCGTTTATAGATCCGGTGCTCGATGAACAGCTGGATCAACGTCTTGCGGTGCAGCTCATCCTGGAGTTCACCCTGCTTGATCTCAAGCTCCCGCTTGAGGAGGGAAACCAGTTGGTCCGTATTGAACCGGATGACCTGGTCGACGTCCATCTGCACAGGGCGTTCCCCCTGGATCACGATCAGGTTGGCGTGCAGCGTGATCTCACAATCCGAAAAGTGGTAGAGCGCCGCGATCGCCTTTTCCGGGTCCTCGCCCGGCGCCAGGGTAATGACGATCTCAACCTCCGCCGCCGTAAAGTCATTGATCGACCGGATACGCACCCGGCGCTTGCGGGCGGCATCCTCGATGGAACTGATGATCGACTCCGTCGTGGTGCTGAACGGTAACTCGCGGATGACCAGTTTGTGCGGTTCGCGCTGCTCAATCCTGGCGCGCAGTTTGACCTTGCCGTTTCCCTTATCGTACTCGCTGGCGTCCATCAGGCCGCCCTGCGGAAAGTCGGGCACCAGCCTGAAACGCTTGTTTTCAAGTATCGCAATCTGCGCCTTCAGGAGCTCAATGAAGTTATGCGGCAGGATGCGGGTTGACAGGCCAACGGCGATCCCTTCGGCACCGAGCATGAGCAGCAGCGGCAGCTTGCTTGGCAGCACCACCGGTTCCTGGTTACGGCTGTCGTAACTCGGGATGTAAGTGGTGAGTTTGGGATTGAAGATTTCGTTGCGCGCCAGATCGGTGAGGCGGCATTCGATATAACGTGAAGCGGCCGGCGGATCACCGGTCAGCACGTTGCCGAAGTTACCCTGACCCTCGATGAGGTACGTCTTGTTCGTCAGGTTGACCAACGCATCTTCGATGGAAGCGTCGCCGTGCGGGTGGTACTGCATGCAGTGCCCGACGATGTTAGCAACCTTGTTGAACCGCCCGTCATCCTTTTCGTACAACGCGTGCAGGATCCGGCGCTGGACAGGCTTCAACCCGTCCTCCAGCTGCGGAATGGCCCGGTCCCGGATGACGTAGGAAGCGTACTGGAGGAAGTTGTCGTTGATCAGATCCCGAAGCGGATCTTCCGGAAGATGGAGAAGAGCAGGCATCAGAAAACAGTAAGCTTATTGATAGTCAATCAACGCCGTCAGCCGGCCAGCAATTCGGAATCGAGCACCAGGTGTTCCATGATGTACTCGCGCCGTTGCGGCGTGTTTTTGCCCATGTAGAACTGCAAAAGCGGCTGGATCGCGTGCGCGTCCTCCACCGTCACCGGCGTTAACCGCATTTTCGAGTTGATGAAATGTTTGAATTCCGAAGGCGAAATTTCGCCCAGACCCTTGAACCGGGTCACCTCGGGATTCCGAATCTGTTGCCGGGCTTTGTCCCTTTCGGCTTCCGAGTAGCAGTAGTGCGTGACCTTCTTGTCCCGGACGCGGAACAGCGGGGTCTCCAGGATGTACACGAACTTCTGCGTAATCAGGTCCGGAAAGAAACGCAGAAAACACGTGATCAACAGGTTGCGGATATGCAACCCGTCAACGTCGGCGTCGGTGGCGAGGATCACCCTGCCGTATCGCAAACCCCTGATGTTCTCCTCCACGTTGAGCGTGCGGGTCAGGTTGAACATTTCATCGTTTTTGTAGACGACGGTCCGGTTCAGATCCCAGACGTTGAGCGGTTTGCCTTTCAAGGTGAAAACCGCCTGCGTGTTCGGGTCCCGGCAACTGGTGATCGAACCGGCGGCCGATTGGCCTTCCGTGATGAAGATCATCGATTCGTGCCCGAGCTTCTTTTCCAGGTTCAGGTGCACCCGGCAGTCCTTGAGCTGAGGTATACGCAGGGAAATGGCGGCCGTGCG includes the following:
- a CDS encoding DNA topoisomerase IV subunit A, yielding MPALLHLPEDPLRDLINDNFLQYASYVIRDRAIPQLEDGLKPVQRRILHALYEKDDGRFNKVANIVGHCMQYHPHGDASIEDALVNLTNKTYLIEGQGNFGNVLTGDPPAASRYIECRLTDLARNEIFNPKLTTYIPSYDSRNQEPVVLPSKLPLLLMLGAEGIAVGLSTRILPHNFIELLKAQIAILENKRFRLVPDFPQGGLMDASEYDKGNGKVKLRARIEQREPHKLVIRELPFSTTTESIISSIEDAARKRRVRIRSINDFTAAEVEIVITLAPGEDPEKAIAALYHFSDCEITLHANLIVIQGERPVQMDVDQVIRFNTDQLVSLLKRELEIKQGELQDELHRKTLIQLFIEHRIYKRIEECETYEAVQQAVLRGLRPYRPQLTRDLTMEDVEMLLALQIKRISKFDLVKNEEDKARIVQELKEVAKNLGGLTAYAIAYLQGLINKYQKACKRRTQLTTAEEIDVRELTANELAVVYDREKGFLGSGVKGEASFRCSPLDRLLIVWESGRYQVLPPPEKMFVDKDVLYFGIYDRDRVFTMVYTTPKAAFLKRFNIGGAIMNRDYSCTQDGARIKWLVDDPVKEVRLKFRQTQGAKAGDQSFDLAAIPVRGARTRGLQVSKRTITSITAK